One genomic segment of [Phormidium] sp. ETS-05 includes these proteins:
- the phoU gene encoding phosphate signaling complex protein PhoU: protein MNNSSNANSKHSHFKRKLKRLERDTLRMGALVENSFRLSHQALFSRDIASAEAIPILDKQIDQFYRQIESDCVLLMTLQAPAAQDSRLIGAFMQLVRDLERIGDYAKDLSEIAVKLLPYPPHPCMPQIELMFHQAQMMLATSLVALADLDAEVGNRVKQLDSTVDDLYTTVYNTLAYQRDIKGVVEPLLLLALVIRHLERMADHATNIGQRVAYIVNGSRS, encoded by the coding sequence GTGAATAATTCTTCTAATGCTAATTCCAAGCACAGTCATTTTAAGCGCAAACTAAAACGCTTAGAACGGGACACCTTACGCATGGGTGCCTTGGTAGAAAACTCTTTTCGCCTCAGCCACCAGGCGTTATTCTCTAGAGACATCGCCTCCGCCGAAGCAATTCCCATCCTGGACAAGCAAATTGACCAATTTTACCGGCAAATCGAATCAGACTGTGTATTGCTGATGACCTTGCAAGCTCCCGCCGCACAAGATTCCCGCTTGATTGGCGCTTTTATGCAGCTAGTCAGAGACCTAGAACGCATCGGCGATTATGCCAAAGACCTCTCAGAAATTGCCGTCAAGCTCTTGCCTTACCCTCCCCATCCTTGTATGCCTCAGATTGAGCTGATGTTTCATCAAGCCCAAATGATGCTCGCCACCAGTTTAGTCGCATTAGCAGACTTAGATGCAGAAGTTGGCAATCGGGTTAAACAGCTTGATTCTACCGTTGACGACCTCTACACAACTGTTTATAATACATTAGCATATCAACGCGATATCAAAGGTGTCGTGGAACCTCTACTCCTCTTGGCTTTGGTGATCCGTCATTTAGAACGTATGGCCGATCATGCCACTAATATCGGTCAAAGAGTAGCTTATATCGTCAATGGTAGCCGTTCCTAA
- a CDS encoding iron uptake porin, producing the protein MIRLFWQGLKYSPTAVAAVFLASTTGAIAQEVSSSAVPPAPATTGGELLQQLEEYNPVNLSLQQGDALQQVNSVSNLRDVRPTDWAYSALQSLAERYGCLTAYPDGTYRGNRALTRYEFAAGLDACLNSIQRLIQESASQIGGADLSSIRRLQEEFAAELATLRARVDGLEVRTAELEANQFSTTAKLNGEILFALTDSFGDGILGTDNSEVTFAQRTRLNFDASLTGEDRLRVQLESANMPGLRGDITGTNMTRLAFDSNTDNEFEISELYYRFPLGEKAQVEIDPTGAEAYDMLFDPYSPLQSTGSGALSRFGRFNPILRQGSGGPGINLDYKISDQLGVTFGYLAPNGESPTSKNGLFNGANAAYAQLNIEPTDNIGVGLTYIRSYFPGGNVNLTGSTGSRLASNPFGGVATSANTFGGQASMRVTPNINLSGWFGFIDASAEDSSGGVSEGDNATVINWAVTLSFPDVGKKGSLGAILVGTPPKVTSNDTGAEDLDTALHIEGLYRYPLTSKIAITPGFYIITNPEHNENNDAVWVGTLRTTFKF; encoded by the coding sequence ATGATTAGGTTGTTTTGGCAAGGACTGAAATACAGTCCAACTGCTGTTGCCGCAGTGTTTTTGGCATCTACCACCGGAGCGATCGCCCAAGAGGTATCCTCATCGGCTGTCCCTCCCGCTCCCGCCACCACAGGCGGTGAACTGCTCCAGCAACTCGAAGAATACAACCCAGTTAACCTGTCCCTGCAGCAAGGTGACGCTCTACAGCAAGTTAATTCCGTCAGCAACCTCCGGGACGTGCGCCCCACGGACTGGGCTTACAGCGCCCTGCAGTCTCTGGCGGAGCGCTATGGCTGTTTGACAGCATACCCCGACGGCACCTATCGTGGCAACCGCGCCTTAACCCGTTACGAGTTTGCCGCCGGTCTGGACGCTTGCTTAAACAGCATCCAACGCCTGATTCAGGAAAGTGCATCCCAAATTGGTGGCGCAGATTTATCCTCTATTCGCCGCCTCCAAGAAGAATTTGCCGCCGAACTGGCTACCCTGCGAGCCCGCGTCGATGGCTTGGAAGTGCGGACCGCCGAACTGGAAGCCAATCAATTTTCCACTACCGCCAAGCTCAACGGTGAAATTCTATTTGCCCTCACCGACAGTTTTGGGGACGGGATTTTGGGTACAGATAACAGCGAAGTCACATTTGCCCAACGAACCCGTCTTAACTTTGACGCCAGCTTGACTGGGGAAGACCGGCTGCGGGTTCAGTTGGAATCTGCTAATATGCCGGGATTGAGGGGGGATATTACCGGCACCAACATGACTCGTCTCGCCTTTGACAGCAATACCGATAACGAGTTTGAAATTTCAGAGTTGTACTATCGTTTCCCTCTGGGCGAAAAAGCTCAAGTAGAAATTGATCCTACGGGAGCTGAAGCCTACGATATGCTTTTCGATCCCTACAGCCCCCTCCAAAGCACCGGCAGTGGGGCACTTTCCCGTTTTGGACGATTCAACCCCATCCTCCGGCAAGGTAGTGGCGGTCCCGGCATCAACCTGGATTATAAAATTAGCGACCAGTTGGGAGTGACTTTCGGGTATCTCGCACCGAATGGCGAAAGTCCCACTTCCAAAAACGGACTGTTTAACGGAGCCAATGCCGCCTATGCCCAGCTCAATATTGAGCCCACGGACAACATCGGTGTAGGTTTGACTTATATCCGTTCCTATTTCCCCGGCGGCAATGTCAACCTTACCGGGTCCACCGGCAGCCGACTGGCCAGCAATCCCTTTGGTGGGGTTGCCACTTCCGCTAATACCTTCGGCGGACAAGCCTCGATGCGCGTCACCCCCAACATTAATCTATCTGGTTGGTTTGGATTCATCGACGCGAGTGCTGAAGACTCCAGCGGCGGCGTCAGTGAAGGAGATAACGCCACCGTCATCAACTGGGCAGTCACCTTGAGTTTCCCCGATGTGGGTAAGAAAGGGAGCTTGGGAGCAATTCTGGTGGGCACTCCCCCGAAAGTGACCAGTAATGACACTGGCGCTGAAGACTTAGATACGGCCTTGCACATTGAAGGTCTGTATCGCTACCCCCTGACCAGCAAAATCGCCATTACCCCCGGCTTCTACATCATTACCAATCCAGAACACAACGAAAACAACGATGCAGTCTGGGTCGGCACTCTGCGGACCACATTTAAGTTCTAA
- the nadC gene encoding carboxylating nicotinate-nucleotide diphosphorylase: MSIIAGLPPWVVMDPILHSWLLEDIGRGDRATGSIYIGEVPTAQAQWTAKAPGVIAGLPVAQRVFHILDEKVTFEAQLPEGEPCHPGQVVATLTGPIDALLMGERVALNLVMRLSGIATLTRQYAAKIADLPTFLVDTRKTTPGLRLLEKYATLMGGARNHRMGLDDAVMIKDNHIAAAGGIREALSRIRQYVPYPLSIEVETETLDDVREVLEHGADIIMLDNMPLELMHEAVQLIRATNPSIRIEASGNITLDTIRAVAETGVDYISTSAPITRSTWLDLSMKLKKPTV, encoded by the coding sequence ATGAGTATAATTGCTGGTTTGCCCCCCTGGGTCGTGATGGACCCCATTTTGCATAGCTGGTTGTTGGAGGATATTGGTCGGGGCGATCGCGCCACGGGCAGCATCTATATAGGAGAAGTACCCACAGCTCAAGCTCAATGGACCGCCAAAGCCCCCGGGGTCATTGCCGGACTGCCAGTTGCCCAGCGAGTCTTCCATATATTGGATGAAAAAGTCACCTTTGAGGCCCAGTTGCCAGAAGGTGAGCCATGTCATCCGGGACAAGTAGTGGCAACTTTAACCGGACCGATTGATGCCCTGCTGATGGGAGAACGGGTGGCCCTCAATCTCGTTATGCGCCTGAGCGGTATCGCCACCCTCACCCGCCAATACGCGGCAAAAATTGCCGATTTGCCCACCTTCCTGGTTGACACCCGCAAAACCACTCCTGGACTGCGACTATTAGAAAAGTACGCCACTTTGATGGGAGGAGCCCGCAACCACCGCATGGGATTAGATGATGCCGTAATGATTAAGGACAACCACATCGCGGCGGCGGGAGGCATTCGGGAAGCCCTATCCCGCATCCGCCAGTACGTTCCCTATCCCCTATCTATAGAAGTAGAGACCGAAACCCTTGATGATGTGCGAGAGGTCCTAGAACATGGCGCGGATATCATCATGCTGGACAATATGCCTTTGGAGTTGATGCACGAAGCGGTCCAGCTCATTCGGGCTACCAACCCGTCCATCAGAATTGAAGCATCGGGGAATATCACTCTCGATACCATCCGCGCTGTGGCAGAAACTGGGGTAGATTACATCTCCACCAGTGCCCCGATTACCCGATCGACTTGGCTGGACCTGAGTATGAAACTAAAAAAACCCACAGTTTAA